The genomic segment TCGAACGGGCCGGCGCGCCGACGGTCGCTGTCGCCGATCGCCCGAAGTTCCCGACTCGGACCTTCCGGGCGCTCCCCGTACGGACGACCACGCAAATACCCGGGACAGGAGTCCCGGGTCCGTAGTCTCTCGACGGCGATCAGCCGAGGCTCGCTTCCGCCCCTCCAGGAGCCCACACGTGCAGTCCGACCTGCAGCAGTTCACCACCGAGATCCCGATCCAGACCGACCGCCTCGGCGGCGAGGTCCGCTGGTACAACGAGGAGAAGGGCTACGGCTTCATCGCCCCGGACGACGGCGGCGACGACGTCTTCGTCCGTTACTCGTCCATCTCCGGCGACGGGTTCCGGTGCCTGCAGGCGGGTCAGCGCGTGACGTTCGAACGCAGCGACGACGGTCGCGGACCACGCGCCCTCGACGTCCACACGACCTGACCGACGCCTCGGAGAGCGACGGGCCACAGCGGCCCCGGTCGCCGTCCACGACGACCGGCCGTCAGCCGTCGCGGGCCGATCGCTGCGCCTCCGTCGCCGCCGGGGTGGTCCCCTCCTCATCCAGCGGCAAGCTGCCGTCGCTGCGATGCGCCTCGGCATGGATGGTGAGCAGTTGCTCGTCCACGGTCGGTGCCGACGGGTCGAGGACGTCCAGTCCAGCAAGGTGCCGGGTCACCGGCCCGTCGCCGCGATCGAACGCCCGCGCCCGTGCCAGGGTGTCGGCCACCTCGAGGTCCATGCGGGCGTGCTGGGCGAGGTGCTCCTCCCAGTCGTGCACGACGAAGAACTCGGTGATGCGGGTGGGCCGGTCCGCGTCGCGGTACAGCGACCACCGGTGTGCCCCCGTGCGGAAGCGCTGCCGGCGCAGTTCGCGCATGACGTCGAAGAACGCCTCCGCGTCGTCGCGGTCGATCTCCCAGGTGTTGGCCACCAGCACCGGTGAGCCCGCGACGTGCTGGGCGTGGCGGGGCACGTGCCAGTCGTCGGGGGCCGACGGCTCGTCGAACTCGCCCAGGACCGGCAGTCCGAGCCGGAACGCGGCGGCGCCCAACGCAACGGTGCCGAGGTTGAACACGGCGACCGCGGTGCCGGCGCCGACACCCTCGGCCAGGGCACCGGCGGCGAACGCGCCGACCGGCTGCAGTCCGATCGCCAGCACGTAGAGCGAGACCACCCGGCTGCGCACCCAGCGTGGTGCCAGCAACTGCACCGTGGCGTTCATGGTGACCAGGGTGAACACCCAGCACAGGCCGTTGACCGCCAGCGCCGCGGCGGCCACCACCGGGTGTGGGGCGAACCCGAAGACGACCCCTGACAGCCCGAACACCAGCACCGCGCCGGGCAGCATGCGCCGCCCGAAGCGCACGCGGGCCCGTTCGCGGGTCAGCACGCCGACCAGGGCGCCGACCCCGAACAGGCCGTAGAGCACGCCGAAGCCGGTCCCGCCGAGCCCGAGCTCCCGGGAGACCACCGGCAGCAGCGACTGGATGCTGGCGGTGGTGAGCGCGAAGAGTGCCGTGACGCCCAACAGCACGCGGATCGGGCGGGTGAACCGGGCGTAGCGCACCCCCATGGCGGTGGAGCGCCACAGCGTCTGACGACGCGTGTCCTCGACCTTGGCCTTCGGGAACGTCAGCAGCACGCCGACGATCGCGAGGTACGACGCCGCGTTGGCCCCGAACGCCGTGCTCGCCAGGCCGGCACCCACGATCACGCCGCCGATGGCCGGCCCGATCGCGCGGGCCACGTTGAAGGCGCCCGAGTTCAGCGTGATCGCCTGCGCCATCATGCGGCGCGGTACCAGGTCGGGGATCAGGGTCTGGAAGGCCGGAAGGCCGATCGCGTTGCCGACGCCCAGCACGAACGACAGACCCAGCAGCCAGTAGGGCGTGAGCGTGCCCGTGGCCGTCAGCACCGCCATGACCGCGACGGAGATGGCGCTGGTGAACTGGCCGATCAGCATCAGGGTGCGGCGGTCGACCACGTCGGCGAGCGCGCCGGCGGGAAGGGTCAGCAGCAACCTCGGCAGGGTCAGCGAGGTGGTGACCAGCGCCACGAGCAGCGGCGAGTCGGTCATCTCCTGCATGACCCACGGACCGGCGGTCAACTGCAGGAAGGTGCCGAGGTGGCTGACCAGCGCGGCCGCCCAGATGCGGCGGTACTCGGGCACCTGCAGGGGTGCGAACGTCGGCACCGGCGCCTGAGGCGCCGGTGGCCGGGGAGTCAGTTTGGCGGGGTCGGTGGTCACGTCACGCAGTCAAGCCGATGCGGCCGGCGGCGTGCACCACGCCCCGGCCGCGTCACGGTCGGCGGTCAGCGGTTGCGAAGGGCCTCGATCAGTTCGGACTTGTTCATGTCCGAGCGGCCCTCGACGTCGAGCTCGGCGGCCCGCTCGCGCAGGTCGTCGACGCTCCAGTCGTCGTAGGAGGGGTTCTCGCCGCCCTTCTTCGACGAGTCGTTGCCGCTGTTCGCGATCCGGGCGGCGGCCTCCTTGCCGTACCCCTCGTCGCGCAGGGCCTCGTACTGCTCGTCGTTCTTGACGGACGGTCCGTGGTCCTTGGCCATGTCGTGCTCCTTCGTCGATCCTCAGACGCGCGCACGCAGCCGGGGGTCGTCGGCCGGCACGTGCAGCAGGTCCTGACCGGGGGCCGGACCGGTGACGTCGAGCTCGCCGCGCAGCGACGACTCGCCCCGGTCCCAGGCGCCCAGCATGTGTTCGGTCAGCTTGGCCTCCAACTTGCACAGCGCCAAGGCCCCGAAGACCACCTCGTCCAGACGCTTCGGGTCCTGCTCGACCAACCCGCCGGCCAGGTCCGTGGCGGCCACCGTCTGGTGGTGGGCATCGGCGACGACGTGGGTGTCGAAGAACAGGCACGTCCACGGGTCGAAGCGCAGCCGGCGCAGGGCCGTGGCGAACCGGGCCATGGTGGTCACCGAGGACATCTCGAAGACGGCGAGGTGCCCGACGACGGCGCCGAGCCAGCGGCGGTGCAGCCCGAACATGGACACGAGGTTGACCGTCGCCAGCGTGACCCCGGGCAGCAGGTCGAGGTAGTGGTTGGGCCGCGAGGACAGCCCGAGGCGCTCCATGGTCAGGGCATACAGCTCGGCGTGGACGTCCTGGTCGACGCCGTCGCCGTACTCGTCGGCCTGGATCTCGACCAGCGCCGCCTTCGGCTTGCCGCCCAGCCGCGGGATGGCCCAGCTGTGCGGGTCGGCCTCCTTGAGCTGCCAGGCCGTGCGGTGGACCGCCTGCTCGCGGAACTGGTGCAGGTCGCCGTCGGACGCGATGAACTTGGAGATCGAGCGCCCGTCGCTGTCGTCGGTGGTCAGGTCCTGCAGGAACTCGGTGACGTCGTCCACGTCGGGCAGGTCGCCGACCAGGTCGATCAGGGCGGCCTCGAAGCGATCCTCGAGCTGGCCGCGCAGTCGGATCAGGTCGGGGTGCCACTCCCAGCGCTCGTCCACGCCCTCGACCCCGCGGTACGCGAGCTCGTAGACGAGGTACAGCGCGAGATGGGTGTCGTCGCCCGTGAGGGGGTCGTCCTCGGCCGTCGGCCAGACGGGGAGGTCGTGCGGCGTGCGGGTGAGGTGCTCCACGAGGAAGCTGCTGACGGGCCCGCGCGGTGTCGGCAACGGGCACGGCAGGTGCCGGCCCGGCGTCTGCACCGGGCGGGGCACTCCTTCTCCGACGGGCGATGCCGACGGCTGCGGCGTGGTGGCGATGGCGTCCACAGGTGTTCGTCCTCCAGCGGGGCGCCCCACGGGTCCAGGAAAGCGAGCGGGGCTGGTCACGTGACCGTCACCGGACGGTACGAAGCTGCCGCTCGCGTGCCGGGCGTCCCACGCCGACCGGCCGACCATGACCGCGGCGCGAGTTCGGCCGTACGGGCGACCGACCCTGTCCGATGGCTGAAGGACTCGCCCGGACGTCGGTGGCACACCACGAGATGGCATGGCACGCAGCCGGTCACCCGAGCCGGGGCAGCTCCTGCGCCAACTCCTCCACGGGTGCGAACAGGTCACCGTGCCGTTCGACCCGCTCGAGCACGTCGTCCATCTCGAACCTCAGGTCGTCGGCGTCGCCGCCCTCGGCGGCGTCCGCGACCTCGTCCCAGGTGAGCGGGGTGGACACCGTCGGGCGCTCGCGGGCGCGCGGCGAGTAGACGCACACCGTCGTCTTGGTCAGCGTGTTCTGGTACCAGTCGATCAGGACCCTGCCGACCCGCTCGGTCTTCGTCTGGGTCGACACGACCAGCTCGGGGTGCACGCGCTCGAGCAGCTGGGCGACGTCGCGGGAGAAGTCGCTGGTGTCGTCGTAGGTGGTCCCGTCCTGGTTGACCGGCACGTACAGCTGCAGGCCCTTGCCGCCGGAGGTCTTTGGGACCGCGGTCAGCGACAACCGGTCGAACACCTCACGCAACCGCATGGCGACCTGCGCGCACGTGATCACGTCGGCGGGGGCGCCGGGATCCAGGTCGAACACCACCGCCCGGGGATTGTCGGGGCGAGGTGCCTTGCCCATCGTGACGTGCAGTTCGATGGCGCCGAGGTTGCCCGCCCACACGAGCGCGGCCGTGTCGGTGAGGTTGCAGTGCTCCACGAGGTCCTCTCGCTCCCCGGGGCGCGGCTTGCGGCGCTCCTCCTCGGGGATCGGTCGGCCCCAGCGGCCCGTCCCCCGCTTGGGCAGCGTGGTGGTGGTCAGCCAGTCCGGCTTGTGGGGTGGGCAGCGCTTCTCGAAGAAGCTGCCGCCCTCGACGCCTTCCGGATAGCGCTTGAGGGTCACGGGCCGGCCGGCGAGGTGCGGCAGCATCACGGGCGCGACGGCGACGAGGTAGTTGAGGAACGCCGCCTTGGTCGTGCCGGTGTGCGGCCAGTAGACCTTGTCGAGGTTGGACACCGACAGCTGGCGGACCACCGGCTCGCCGTCGGCAGCGACACCGGGGACCTGGACGGTCTGCCGCTTGGACTCGGTCTTGGCCATCACGCGGTGTCGCGCTGGCCGCCACCCTTGCCCTCGGACTTGGCGGCGGACAGCGAGGCCTCGAGGGCCGCCATGAGGTCGACGACGTCGCCCGCCTCGCGCTCCTGCTCCGGCACGGTCGCGAGGTCCTCGCCCTCGGCCTTGCGCTCGATGAGCTCCAGGACGCGCTGACGGTGCTCGTCGTGGTAGCGCGACGGGTCCCACTCCGTGGTCATCGACTCGATCAGGCTGGAGGCCATCGTGAGCTCACGGTCGGCGACCTCGACGTCCTCGGGCAGCCCGTCGAGCTGCTCGGGCTTGATGACCTCGTCGTCGTAGAGCAGCGTGGAAACGGCCAGCGCGTTGCCGACCGGGCGCAGGACCGCGAGGTACTGGCGGCTGCGCAGCGTGAAGCGGGCCACGCCGGCCTTGCCGGTCTCCTCCATCGCCCGGCGCAACAACTCGTACGACTTGCTGCCCATGTCCCCCGGTAGCAGGTAATAGGAGGACTCGTACTGCAACGGCTCGATCTCGGCCAGGTCGACGAAGTCCTCGATGTCGATGGCACGCGAGCGCTGCGGGTCGAGCGCCCGCAGCTCCTCGGGATCGAGCACGACGTACCGGTCGGGGCCGATCTCGTAGCCCTTGACGATCTCGTCCTGGGTGACCTCCTCGCCGTCGGCGGCCGCGACCTTGCGGTGCCGGATGCGGGAGTTGTCGCCGCGACGGATCTCGCGGAAGCTCACCTTCTTCGACTGGGTGGCCGTGACGAGCTTCACGGGGATGTTGACCAGCCCGAAGCTGATCGCGCCGTTCCAGATCGCGCGTGGCATCGCGATGCCTCCTGGTGCCGCTTCCCGACGACTGACGGTGCCCTCGTGCCGGACTCGTGCGGGAAGACGACGTCGCCGGTCGCGACGTCGCGCCCCGCGGGCGGTGCGCGCACGTGCCGCACCGTACCGCCAAGACGCGGACGCGGTCAGGCCTCGCGGACGACGTCCGTCGGGGACTTGTCGTTGCGCCTGCCGAGGTAGACCGGGTGCCGCAGCCGGCCGTCGGGCGTCCACTCGCTGAAGCGCACGTCGACGACCAGATCGGGATCGGCGAAGCGGGCGTCGCGGTGCTCGACCGGGTCGACGAAAGGACTGTCCGGCCGTGGCCGCAGGGTGGCCTCCAGCGCCGCGATCTCGCGTTCGCTCAGCCCCGAGCCGACGCCCCCGGCGTAGCGCAGGCCGGTGTCGTCGTAGACGCCGACGAGCAGGGAGCCGATGCGCCCGGAGCGGTGCCCCTTGCCGGGGCGCCAGCCACCGACCACCACCTCCTGGCGCCGCTCGAGCCGCAGCTTGATCCAGGCGTTCGAGCGCACACCGGGGCGGTAGGGCGCGTCCTGGCGCTTGGCGACGACGCCCTCGAGGCCGCGCTGCTCGGCGATCGCCGTCGCCGCGGCGAGGTCGTCGGTGTCGGGCGGGATCGACCACGGTCCCGTGCCGGCCACCTCCAACGCCTGCAGGGCCGCCCGACGGCGCGCCTGCGGCCACGACATCCGGTCGTCGCCGTCCAGCGAGAGCAGGTCGAACAGCAGCAGCGCGACCGGGCGGGTCGCGGCGGCCTTGGCGGCCCGTGCCGGGTCGGCGAGGTGCATCCGTGGCTGCAGGGCGGAGAACGAGGGGCGACCGTGGTCGTCGAACGCGACGATCTCGCCGTCGAGGACGGCGGGCCGCCCGATCGCCTGGGCCAGCGGCGCGAGCTCCGGATACCGCGCGGTGATGTCGACCCCGTTGCGGCTGCGCAGGCGCAGTTGCCCCTCGGGCGTCACCGCGACCAGGGCACGCACCCCGTCCCACTTGAACTCGAAGCGATGACCGTGGCCGACGTCGGCGGCGCGTCCCGGGACCGCCAGCATGGGCTTCAGCGTCGCGAACTCCATCGATCTCCCGTGCGTGGTCGGGGGCGGTCCGGGATGGCCGGTAGCGTGCCGCGGCCGGACGTACCAGGGGTGGTTGGTGGTGAACGAGCGTCTGCTGCTTCGACCGGTCCGCGACGACGACGGCCCGCAACTGGTCGCGCTCATCGGTGCCGCCTACGACGAGTACCCGGGTTGTGTACTCGACCTGCCCGACCTGGACGACGACCTGCCCACGCCGGCGACCACCGCCGCCCGGCGTGGCGGCCGCTGGTGGGTCCTGGAGGACGACGGTGCGGTGGTCGCCAGTGTCGGCACCGGCGCATTGGACGACGACTGCCGGGTCGAGCTCAAACGCCTCTACGTGGCCGACTCGCACCGGCGGCGAGGCCTGGCGAGCCTGCTGGTCGAGCGGGTCCGGGCCCACGCGGCCGGCGTCGGTGCCACCCACGTCGTGCTGTGGTCGGACACCCGGTTCGTCGACGCGCACCGCCTCTACGAACGCCACGGGTTCGTCGACACCGGTCGGCGGCGCGACCTGCACGACCCGTCGGACACCACCGAGATCCAGTTCGAGCAGCCGGTCGACGCGCCGGCCGAGGCACGCCGCGCCTGGTCGTGGGACGGCCCGTTCGGGGTCGAGCACGTGCGCTGGGTCGATCTGCCCGACGGCGCCGTGTTCTTCGGCGAAATCACCGACACGGGTGAGGAGCGGCTCGGCGGCCCCCTCGTCTACAGCGTCGAGGTGGACGCGGACTGGCGGACGCGCCGCGTCCTGGTCGCCGGGCCGACCGGGGTGCGGGTGCTCAGCAGCGACGGGGCCGGCCGCTGGTGGCGGGACGGCCGGCCGGCCGAGGAACTCGAGGGCTGCCTCGACGTCGACATCGAGGCCACGCCGCTGACCAACACCCTGCCGATCCGGCGGGCCGGCGCCGGGCCGGTCACCGCGGCCTGGGTGCGCGTCCCGGACCCGGCCGTGGAGCCGCTGCACCAGGCCTACGAGGCCGACGGCGACGGCCGGTGGACCTACCGGTCGGCCGGCGGGTTCGTCGGTGGGCTGACCGTCGACGACCAAGGGCTCGTGATCGACTACCTCCAGCAGCACGACGACGGCTCGACGACGCCCATCTGGACCCGCGTCGCGCGGGATCACAGGTAGCGCGCGGTCACCTGGCCGACGAACGCCTCGAGCACGTCGAGTTCGGTGAGTTGCTCGACCACCAGTGCGTCGTCGACGTCCGCATAGCGGTCCACGAGCACGTTGCGGAAGCCGACCGCCCGAGCCATGCCCTCGCCGGTCGCCCGTTCGAGGACGTCGTGCTGGAGCAGCCGGCGCATGGCGTCGGTATTGGTGGCCGGAGTCTGGAATCCCTCGGCCGCACACACGTGCTGCGCGACGTCGATCGCCGCCTCGATCGCCGTGACGAAGCGGTACTTGACGTGATCGAGCACGACCTCGTCGGCAACCAGTCCCGGAGCGCCCGAGGCATCGCGAAGGCGCCCGACGTCGTCGGTCACCCGGCGGAGCAGTCGTGCCAGGCGCTCGACGTCAACCACGGTGCGTGTCCGCGAAATCCCGGCGGGCCCGCTCGATGCGGTAACGCTCGTCCGCGAAGATCTTGCGCATGGTCGCCTGCCACGCGACGCGGGCGGGCCGATCGGCGTCGAGGATCACCTCCCCGTGCATCGCGACGCGGCCGGCCAGTTCCAGCGGTGCGTTGTCGAGCACCAACAGGTCCACGTGCTCGGGGAGACGGCTGCGTAGCTCCAATTCGTCGACGTCGGCGCCCAACCAGGCGGCCACGTCCAGATCCGAGCCCGCGCGGCTGGTCCCCGCCGCCCGGCTGCCGTGCAGGAACGCGAAGGGAACACCGGCGTCACGCAACAGCGTGACGACGTCCACATCCGAGCCATGCGAGATCATGCTGCGCATCGTGCCACGTCGCCACCCGTCCGGCGTGTCGGGCGGTCGACACGGCAGCCGGCGGGTCGCGACGAAGTCGCGGCCCGCGAGCAACGCCCGCCGGCATCGAATCCGCGCACCGAGCGGCCCGCAGCGCGTCCGAGGCCCCACGGTGCCTCACGTGTCACGGGGCGGTCATAGGCTGGGCGTCGTTCGAAGCGTCTCCGCGGAGGCGCGACGTCGCGGGCGCGTCTCGGCGGAGGCGCGCCACCGATCGCCGG from the Egicoccus sp. AB-alg2 genome contains:
- a CDS encoding cold-shock protein; the encoded protein is MQTDRLGGEVRWYNEEKGYGFIAPDDGGDDVFVRYSSISGDGFRCLQAGQRVTFERSDDGRGPRALDVHTT
- a CDS encoding MFS transporter gives rise to the protein MTTDPAKLTPRPPAPQAPVPTFAPLQVPEYRRIWAAALVSHLGTFLQLTAGPWVMQEMTDSPLLVALVTTSLTLPRLLLTLPAGALADVVDRRTLMLIGQFTSAISVAVMAVLTATGTLTPYWLLGLSFVLGVGNAIGLPAFQTLIPDLVPRRMMAQAITLNSGAFNVARAIGPAIGGVIVGAGLASTAFGANAASYLAIVGVLLTFPKAKVEDTRRQTLWRSTAMGVRYARFTRPIRVLLGVTALFALTTASIQSLLPVVSRELGLGGTGFGVLYGLFGVGALVGVLTRERARVRFGRRMLPGAVLVFGLSGVVFGFAPHPVVAAAALAVNGLCWVFTLVTMNATVQLLAPRWVRSRVVSLYVLAIGLQPVGAFAAGALAEGVGAGTAVAVFNLGTVALGAAAFRLGLPVLGEFDEPSAPDDWHVPRHAQHVAGSPVLVANTWEIDRDDAEAFFDVMRELRRQRFRTGAHRWSLYRDADRPTRITEFFVVHDWEEHLAQHARMDLEVADTLARARAFDRGDGPVTRHLAGLDVLDPSAPTVDEQLLTIHAEAHRSDGSLPLDEEGTTPAATEAQRSARDG
- a CDS encoding Rho termination factor N-terminal domain-containing protein — translated: MAKDHGPSVKNDEQYEALRDEGYGKEAAARIANSGNDSSKKGGENPSYDDWSVDDLRERAAELDVEGRSDMNKSELIEALRNR
- a CDS encoding iron-containing redox enzyme family protein, which gives rise to MQTPGRHLPCPLPTPRGPVSSFLVEHLTRTPHDLPVWPTAEDDPLTGDDTHLALYLVYELAYRGVEGVDERWEWHPDLIRLRGQLEDRFEAALIDLVGDLPDVDDVTEFLQDLTTDDSDGRSISKFIASDGDLHQFREQAVHRTAWQLKEADPHSWAIPRLGGKPKAALVEIQADEYGDGVDQDVHAELYALTMERLGLSSRPNHYLDLLPGVTLATVNLVSMFGLHRRWLGAVVGHLAVFEMSSVTTMARFATALRRLRFDPWTCLFFDTHVVADAHHQTVAATDLAGGLVEQDPKRLDEVVFGALALCKLEAKLTEHMLGAWDRGESSLRGELDVTGPAPGQDLLHVPADDPRLRARV
- a CDS encoding DNA polymerase domain-containing protein — encoded protein: MAKTESKRQTVQVPGVAADGEPVVRQLSVSNLDKVYWPHTGTTKAAFLNYLVAVAPVMLPHLAGRPVTLKRYPEGVEGGSFFEKRCPPHKPDWLTTTTLPKRGTGRWGRPIPEEERRKPRPGEREDLVEHCNLTDTAALVWAGNLGAIELHVTMGKAPRPDNPRAVVFDLDPGAPADVITCAQVAMRLREVFDRLSLTAVPKTSGGKGLQLYVPVNQDGTTYDDTSDFSRDVAQLLERVHPELVVSTQTKTERVGRVLIDWYQNTLTKTTVCVYSPRARERPTVSTPLTWDEVADAAEGGDADDLRFEMDDVLERVERHGDLFAPVEELAQELPRLG
- a CDS encoding Ku protein; this encodes MPRAIWNGAISFGLVNIPVKLVTATQSKKVSFREIRRGDNSRIRHRKVAAADGEEVTQDEIVKGYEIGPDRYVVLDPEELRALDPQRSRAIDIEDFVDLAEIEPLQYESSYYLLPGDMGSKSYELLRRAMEETGKAGVARFTLRSRQYLAVLRPVGNALAVSTLLYDDEVIKPEQLDGLPEDVEVADRELTMASSLIESMTTEWDPSRYHDEHRQRVLELIERKAEGEDLATVPEQEREAGDVVDLMAALEASLSAAKSEGKGGGQRDTA
- the ligD gene encoding non-homologous end-joining DNA ligase, with protein sequence MEFATLKPMLAVPGRAADVGHGHRFEFKWDGVRALVAVTPEGQLRLRSRNGVDITARYPELAPLAQAIGRPAVLDGEIVAFDDHGRPSFSALQPRMHLADPARAAKAAATRPVALLLFDLLSLDGDDRMSWPQARRRAALQALEVAGTGPWSIPPDTDDLAAATAIAEQRGLEGVVAKRQDAPYRPGVRSNAWIKLRLERRQEVVVGGWRPGKGHRSGRIGSLLVGVYDDTGLRYAGGVGSGLSEREIAALEATLRPRPDSPFVDPVEHRDARFADPDLVVDVRFSEWTPDGRLRHPVYLGRRNDKSPTDVVREA
- a CDS encoding putative glycolipid-binding domain-containing protein, whose amino-acid sequence is MNERLLLRPVRDDDGPQLVALIGAAYDEYPGCVLDLPDLDDDLPTPATTAARRGGRWWVLEDDGAVVASVGTGALDDDCRVELKRLYVADSHRRRGLASLLVERVRAHAAGVGATHVVLWSDTRFVDAHRLYERHGFVDTGRRRDLHDPSDTTEIQFEQPVDAPAEARRAWSWDGPFGVEHVRWVDLPDGAVFFGEITDTGEERLGGPLVYSVEVDADWRTRRVLVAGPTGVRVLSSDGAGRWWRDGRPAEELEGCLDVDIEATPLTNTLPIRRAGAGPVTAAWVRVPDPAVEPLHQAYEADGDGRWTYRSAGGFVGGLTVDDQGLVIDYLQQHDDGSTTPIWTRVARDHR
- a CDS encoding DUF86 domain-containing protein; this encodes MVDVERLARLLRRVTDDVGRLRDASGAPGLVADEVVLDHVKYRFVTAIEAAIDVAQHVCAAEGFQTPATNTDAMRRLLQHDVLERATGEGMARAVGFRNVLVDRYADVDDALVVEQLTELDVLEAFVGQVTARYL
- a CDS encoding nucleotidyltransferase domain-containing protein → MRSMISHGSDVDVVTLLRDAGVPFAFLHGSRAAGTSRAGSDLDVAAWLGADVDELELRSRLPEHVDLLVLDNAPLELAGRVAMHGEVILDADRPARVAWQATMRKIFADERYRIERARRDFADTHRG